In Cedecea neteri, a single genomic region encodes these proteins:
- the baeR gene encoding two-component system response regulator BaeR, whose translation MTELPIDDSTPRILIVEDEPKLGQLLIDYLRAASYAPTLLNHGDQVLPYVRHTPPDLILLDLMLPGTDGLTLCKEIRRFSEVPIVMVTAKIEEIDRLLGLEIGADDYICKPYSPREVVARVKTILRRCKRQLAISAGSEESPLVIDEGRFQAIWRGKLLDLTPAEFRLLKTLSHEPGKVFSREMLLNHLYDDYRVVTDRTIDSHIKNLRRKLEALDTDQSFIRAVYGVGYRWEADAGRVI comes from the coding sequence ATGACCGAGCTACCGATTGACGACAGTACGCCCCGTATTTTGATCGTAGAAGATGAACCTAAGCTTGGGCAGTTGCTCATCGACTATCTCCGCGCGGCAAGCTATGCCCCTACTCTGCTGAACCACGGCGACCAGGTACTGCCGTATGTTCGCCACACGCCGCCGGATCTCATTCTGCTGGATTTGATGCTGCCCGGTACAGACGGCCTGACGCTGTGCAAAGAGATTCGACGTTTCTCCGAAGTGCCCATCGTCATGGTGACCGCGAAAATAGAAGAGATTGACCGCCTGCTGGGGCTGGAAATTGGCGCTGACGACTATATTTGCAAGCCTTACAGCCCGCGCGAAGTCGTCGCCCGCGTGAAAACAATTCTCCGCCGCTGCAAGCGTCAGCTTGCCATTTCAGCCGGGTCGGAAGAAAGCCCGCTGGTGATTGATGAAGGCCGATTCCAGGCCATCTGGCGCGGTAAACTGCTGGATCTTACTCCCGCAGAGTTCCGCCTGCTAAAAACCCTGTCCCACGAGCCGGGGAAGGTGTTCTCCCGCGAGATGCTGTTGAACCATCTGTATGACGATTACCGCGTGGTCACCGACCGCACCATCGACAGCCACATTAAAAACCTGCGCCGCAAGCTTGAAGCGCTGGATACCGATCAGTCATTTATTCGCGCCGTTTACGGGGTGGGTTATCGCTGGGAGGCGGACGCCGGGCGGGTGATATAA
- the mdtC gene encoding multidrug efflux RND transporter permease subunit MdtC has product MKFFALFIYRPVATILLTVAITLCGVLGFRLLPVAPLPQVDFPVIMISASLPGASPETMASSVATPLERSLSRIAGVNEMTSSSSLGSTRIILEFNFDRDINGAARDVQAAINAAQSLLPSGMPGRPTYRKANPSDAPIMILTLTSDTLSQGELYDFASTQLAQTVSQIDGVGDVDVGGSSLPAVRVDLNPQALFNQGVSLDAVRTAISNANIRRPLGSVEDSTSRWQIQTNDELKKAANYMPLIVNYNNGSAVRLQDVANVTDSVQDVRNAGMTNAKPAILLMIRKSQEANIIETVDRIRAKIPELRETIPASIDLQVAQDRSPTIRASLAEVEQSLVISVSLVILVVFLFLRSGRATFIPAVAVPVSLIGTFAAMYLCGFSLNNLSLMALTIATGFVVDDAIVVLENISRHLEAGVKPMQAALQGVREVGFTVLSMSLSLVAVFLPLLLMGGLPGRLFREFAVTLSVAIGISLVVSLTLTPMMCGWLLKNRPPEKRNKNRGFGRLLIAMQGGYARSLKWVLNHTRLVGVVLLGTITLSVWLYIAIPKTFFPEQDTGRLMGNIQADQSISFQAMRGKLQDFMKIIREDPAVDNVTGFTGGSRVNSGMMFISLKPLSERSETAQQVIDRLRGKLAKEPGANLYLMAVQDIRVGGRQANASYQYTLLSDDLSALREWEPKIRKALAALPELADVNSDQQDNGSEMDLIYDRETMSRLGINVSDANNLLNNAFGQRQISTIYQPLNQYKVVMEVDPRYTQDISSLNQMFVINSEGKSIPLSYFAKWQPANAPLSVNHQGLSAASTISFNLPDGVSLSEASDAIDRTMTSLGVPSTVRGSYAGTAQVFQQTMNSQVILILAAIATVYIVLGVLYESYVHPLTILSTLPSAGVGALLALELFSAPFSLIALIGIMLLIGIVKKNAIMMVDFAIEAQRKGDLTPEEAIFQACLLRFRPIMMTTLAALFGALPLVLTSGDGAELRQPLGITIVGGLVVSQLLTLYTTPVVYLFFDRLRLRFSRKPRESKALSV; this is encoded by the coding sequence GTGAAGTTTTTTGCCCTCTTCATTTACCGCCCGGTAGCGACGATTTTATTGACCGTCGCTATTACGCTGTGCGGCGTGCTGGGCTTCCGCCTGCTGCCGGTTGCCCCGCTGCCGCAGGTGGATTTCCCGGTGATCATGATCAGCGCCTCACTGCCGGGCGCGTCACCGGAAACCATGGCGTCGTCGGTTGCTACGCCGCTGGAGCGTTCCCTGAGCCGTATTGCCGGGGTCAACGAAATGACCTCATCCAGTTCGCTGGGTAGCACCCGCATCATTCTGGAATTTAATTTCGACCGCGACATCAACGGTGCCGCGCGGGACGTGCAGGCGGCGATTAACGCCGCCCAAAGCCTGCTGCCAAGCGGGATGCCGGGGCGGCCAACTTACCGCAAGGCCAACCCGTCCGATGCGCCGATCATGATCCTGACGCTCACCTCCGACACGCTATCGCAGGGTGAGCTGTATGATTTCGCCTCCACGCAGCTCGCGCAAACCGTCTCACAAATCGACGGGGTGGGCGATGTGGACGTTGGCGGGAGTTCTCTGCCTGCGGTGCGCGTGGACCTCAACCCTCAGGCGCTGTTTAACCAGGGCGTATCGCTGGATGCCGTCCGGACCGCAATAAGCAATGCTAACATCCGTCGTCCTCTTGGTTCGGTAGAAGACAGCACAAGCCGCTGGCAAATTCAGACCAACGACGAGCTAAAAAAAGCGGCGAACTATATGCCGCTTATCGTCAACTACAACAACGGCTCAGCCGTGCGGCTGCAGGATGTCGCCAACGTCACCGACAGCGTGCAGGACGTGCGTAACGCCGGGATGACCAACGCCAAACCGGCCATCCTGCTGATGATTCGCAAGTCGCAGGAAGCGAACATCATCGAAACAGTGGACCGCATCCGCGCCAAAATACCCGAATTACGAGAAACCATTCCAGCCTCCATCGACCTGCAGGTAGCCCAGGACCGGTCGCCAACCATTCGCGCCTCGCTGGCCGAGGTAGAACAATCGCTGGTGATCTCCGTGTCGCTGGTGATTCTGGTAGTGTTTCTGTTCCTTCGCTCAGGACGCGCCACCTTTATTCCGGCGGTGGCCGTGCCGGTGTCGCTGATCGGGACTTTTGCCGCCATGTATCTGTGTGGCTTCAGCCTCAATAACCTGTCGCTGATGGCGTTGACCATCGCCACCGGCTTTGTGGTCGATGACGCCATCGTGGTGCTGGAAAACATTTCCCGCCATTTGGAAGCGGGCGTAAAGCCCATGCAGGCGGCGCTCCAGGGCGTGCGGGAAGTGGGCTTTACCGTGCTGTCCATGAGTCTGTCGCTGGTGGCGGTCTTCCTGCCGTTGCTGTTGATGGGCGGCCTGCCGGGGCGCTTATTCCGTGAATTTGCGGTCACGCTTTCGGTGGCTATCGGGATTTCGCTGGTGGTGTCGCTCACGCTCACGCCGATGATGTGTGGCTGGCTGCTGAAAAATAGGCCTCCTGAAAAGAGAAACAAAAACCGTGGATTCGGTCGCCTGCTGATTGCCATGCAGGGCGGCTACGCGCGCTCGCTGAAATGGGTGCTGAACCATACGCGGCTGGTGGGCGTAGTACTTCTGGGTACCATCACCCTGAGCGTCTGGCTTTATATCGCTATCCCGAAAACCTTCTTCCCGGAACAGGACACCGGCAGGCTGATGGGCAATATTCAGGCCGATCAGAGCATCTCTTTCCAGGCCATGCGCGGCAAGCTGCAGGACTTTATGAAGATCATCCGTGAAGATCCGGCGGTGGATAATGTCACCGGCTTTACCGGCGGTTCCCGGGTTAACAGCGGCATGATGTTTATCTCGCTCAAGCCGCTAAGCGAACGCAGCGAAACCGCCCAGCAGGTGATTGACCGGCTGCGCGGCAAGCTCGCCAAAGAGCCGGGCGCCAACCTCTATTTAATGGCGGTGCAGGATATTCGCGTCGGTGGCCGTCAGGCTAACGCCAGCTATCAGTACACTCTGCTTTCGGATGACTTAAGCGCGCTGCGAGAGTGGGAGCCAAAAATCCGCAAAGCGCTGGCGGCCTTGCCGGAGCTGGCGGATGTTAACTCTGACCAGCAGGACAACGGCTCGGAAATGGACCTGATTTACGACCGTGAAACCATGTCGCGGCTAGGGATCAACGTCTCGGACGCGAACAATCTGCTCAACAACGCCTTTGGTCAGCGCCAGATTTCCACCATCTACCAGCCGTTGAACCAGTATAAGGTGGTGATGGAGGTTGACCCGCGCTACACCCAGGACATCAGCTCGCTCAACCAGATGTTCGTGATAAACAGCGAAGGGAAGTCGATCCCCCTCTCCTACTTTGCCAAATGGCAGCCAGCGAACGCCCCGCTGTCGGTGAACCATCAGGGGTTGTCCGCCGCATCAACCATCTCGTTCAACCTGCCAGACGGGGTATCGCTTTCTGAAGCCAGCGACGCCATCGACAGAACCATGACCTCGCTGGGCGTGCCGTCCACCGTGCGCGGCAGCTACGCCGGAACGGCACAGGTGTTCCAGCAAACAATGAACTCGCAGGTGATTCTGATTCTGGCAGCCATTGCCACGGTGTATATCGTGCTGGGCGTATTGTACGAAAGCTACGTCCACCCGCTAACCATCCTCTCAACGCTGCCTTCCGCGGGCGTCGGGGCACTGCTGGCACTGGAACTTTTCAGCGCCCCCTTCAGCCTGATTGCGCTAATCGGTATCATGCTGCTGATAGGTATCGTGAAGAAGAACGCCATTATGATGGTGGACTTCGCGATAGAGGCGCAGCGTAAGGGCGATTTAACGCCGGAAGAGGCGATTTTCCAGGCCTGCCTGCTGCGCTTCCGCCCGATTATGATGACCACGCTGGCCGCCCTGTTTGGCGCGTTACCGCTGGTGCTGACCAGCGGCGATGGCGCAGAACTGCGCCAGCCGCTGGGGATCACCATCGTCGGCGGACTGGTGGTAAGCCAGCTGTTAACGCTTTACACCACGCCGGTGGTTTACCTGTTCTTTGACCGACTGAGATTGCGCTTTAGCCGCAAACCCCGTGAAAGTAAGGCTCTGTCCGTATGA
- the yegQ gene encoding tRNA 5-hydroxyuridine modification protein YegQ, with product MFKPELLSPAGTLKNMRYAFAYGADAVYAGQPRYSLRVRNNEFNHENLQLGINEAHALGKKFYVVVNIAPHNAKLKTFIRDLKPVIDMGPDALIMSDPGLIMMVREAFPEMDIHLSVQANAVNWATVKFWKQMGLTRVILSRELSLEEIAEIREQVPEMELEIFVHGALCMAYSGRCLLSGYINKRDPNQGTCTNACRWEYKVQEGKEDDIGNIVHVHEPIPVQNVEPTLGVGAPTDKVFMVEEAKRPGEYMTAFEDEHGTYIMNSKDLRAIEHVERLTKMGVHSLKIEGRTKSYYYCARTAQVYRRAIDDAAAGKPFDPTLLQTLEGLAHRGYTEGFLRRHTHDSHQNYEYGHSISESQQFVGEFTGERRGDLAAVAVKNKFLLGDSLEMMTPQGNITFTLETLENGKSQPIDVAPGDGHTVWMPVPQEIALDYALLMRNLSGQTTRKPHAN from the coding sequence ATGTTTAAACCGGAACTCCTCTCCCCGGCGGGAACGCTGAAAAACATGCGTTACGCTTTCGCTTACGGCGCAGACGCCGTCTACGCTGGCCAGCCTCGCTACTCGCTGCGCGTGCGCAATAACGAATTCAACCACGAAAACCTCCAGCTCGGGATCAACGAAGCCCATGCGCTGGGTAAAAAATTCTACGTGGTAGTGAACATCGCCCCGCATAACGCCAAGCTGAAAACCTTTATTCGTGACCTTAAGCCGGTTATCGACATGGGTCCGGATGCGCTGATTATGTCCGATCCAGGACTTATCATGATGGTGCGCGAGGCGTTCCCGGAGATGGATATTCACCTCTCCGTGCAGGCTAACGCCGTTAACTGGGCGACAGTAAAGTTCTGGAAGCAAATGGGGCTGACGCGCGTGATTCTTTCCCGCGAGCTGTCGCTGGAAGAAATCGCCGAAATCCGCGAACAGGTTCCAGAAATGGAGCTGGAGATCTTCGTCCACGGCGCGCTGTGCATGGCGTATTCAGGCCGCTGCCTGCTCTCCGGCTATATCAACAAGCGCGATCCTAACCAGGGGACCTGCACTAACGCCTGCCGCTGGGAATATAAGGTTCAGGAAGGCAAAGAAGACGACATCGGCAACATCGTCCACGTGCATGAGCCGATTCCGGTGCAAAACGTTGAGCCTACGCTAGGCGTCGGTGCCCCAACGGACAAAGTGTTTATGGTGGAAGAAGCCAAACGTCCAGGCGAATACATGACCGCTTTCGAAGACGAACACGGCACCTACATCATGAACTCGAAAGATCTGCGCGCCATCGAGCACGTGGAGCGCCTGACAAAAATGGGTGTGCACTCGCTGAAAATCGAAGGCCGTACTAAGTCCTACTACTACTGCGCACGTACCGCGCAGGTGTATCGTCGCGCCATTGACGACGCCGCAGCGGGCAAGCCGTTCGACCCTACGCTGCTGCAAACGCTGGAAGGCCTGGCCCACCGAGGTTATACCGAAGGTTTCCTGCGTCGCCATACCCACGACAGCCATCAGAATTACGAGTACGGGCATTCCATTTCCGAGAGCCAGCAGTTTGTGGGCGAGTTTACCGGCGAACGCCGGGGTGATCTGGCGGCCGTGGCAGTTAAAAACAAATTCCTGCTGGGCGACAGCCTGGAAATGATGACCCCGCAGGGCAATATCACCTTTACGCTGGAAACGCTGGAAAACGGCAAATCCCAGCCGATAGACGTGGCTCCGGGCGACGGTCATACCGTATGGATGCCTGTACCTCAGGAGATAGCGCTGGATTATGCTCTACTGATGCGCAATCTCTCTGGTCAGACAACCCGTAAACCGCACGCAAACTAG
- the baeS gene encoding two-component system sensor histidine kinase BaeS, producing the protein MKLYRSGITGKLFLAIFSTCLLVLAIMHWGVRLSFERGFIDYIKRGNTQRIEMLSDALGEQYALHGNWRFLRHNDRFVFQILRSFERDGDEAHGMPPQGWRTKFWVVDQNYQVLVGPREKLPPDGMRKPINVNGQDVGWVIASPIERLTRNTDINFDRQQRRTSWIIVALSSLLAAAATFLLARGLLAPVKRLVEGTHKLAAGDFSTRVAVGSQDELGRLAQDFNQLASTLEKNHKMRRAYMADISHELRTPLAVLRGELEAIQDGVRQFTPESVTSLQMEVATLTKLVDDLHQLSMSDEGALAYQKKSLDIIALLEVVAGAFRSRFDSRGLAIRLALPESAIIFGDGDRLMQLFNNLLENSLRYTDSGGQLVISGKIVNQQFVMSFDDSEPGVSDEQLSQLFDRFYRAEGSRNRASGGSGLGLSICQNIVTAHGGTLTASHSRFGGVSITVELPLETETSRTL; encoded by the coding sequence ATGAAACTTTACCGCTCCGGGATCACCGGGAAATTATTCCTCGCCATTTTCTCCACCTGCCTGCTGGTGCTGGCCATCATGCACTGGGGCGTCAGGTTAAGCTTTGAGCGCGGCTTCATTGACTACATCAAGCGCGGCAATACCCAGCGTATTGAGATGCTAAGTGATGCGCTGGGTGAACAGTATGCGCTTCACGGTAACTGGCGCTTCCTGCGGCACAACGACAGGTTTGTATTTCAGATTTTACGTTCGTTTGAGCGCGACGGGGATGAAGCACACGGCATGCCTCCGCAGGGCTGGCGCACCAAGTTTTGGGTTGTCGATCAAAACTATCAGGTTCTGGTTGGCCCGCGAGAGAAGCTCCCTCCAGACGGCATGCGCAAACCGATTAACGTCAATGGGCAGGACGTTGGCTGGGTAATTGCCTCCCCCATTGAGCGTCTGACCCGCAATACTGACATTAACTTCGATCGCCAGCAGCGGCGCACAAGTTGGATCATCGTCGCCCTGTCCAGCCTGCTGGCGGCAGCGGCCACCTTCCTGCTCGCCCGTGGCCTTCTGGCCCCGGTGAAGCGCCTGGTTGAAGGTACGCACAAGCTGGCCGCCGGAGATTTTTCCACCCGGGTCGCGGTCGGCAGCCAGGATGAGCTGGGGCGGCTGGCACAGGACTTTAACCAGCTTGCCAGCACCCTGGAAAAGAACCATAAAATGCGCCGGGCTTACATGGCGGATATTTCTCACGAGCTGCGTACCCCGCTTGCCGTTTTGCGCGGTGAACTGGAGGCTATTCAGGACGGTGTGCGTCAGTTTACGCCGGAGTCCGTCACGTCACTGCAGATGGAAGTCGCCACCCTGACCAAGCTCGTTGACGACCTGCACCAGCTTTCCATGTCCGATGAAGGCGCGCTGGCCTACCAGAAAAAATCGCTGGATATCATTGCGCTGCTGGAAGTGGTTGCCGGGGCATTCCGTTCCCGTTTCGATTCCCGAGGGCTGGCGATACGCCTGGCGCTACCGGAATCCGCTATCATTTTTGGGGACGGAGACCGCCTGATGCAGCTGTTCAATAACCTGCTTGAAAACAGCCTTCGCTATACCGACAGCGGCGGCCAGTTGGTGATAAGCGGTAAAATCGTGAATCAGCAGTTTGTGATGAGTTTTGACGACAGCGAACCCGGCGTTTCGGACGAACAGCTCAGCCAGCTATTTGACCGTTTCTACCGCGCAGAAGGTTCCCGCAACCGCGCCAGCGGCGGTTCAGGACTGGGCCTGTCTATCTGCCAGAATATTGTGACCGCCCATGGCGGAACGCTAACTGCCTCCCATTCACGCTTTGGCGGCGTTAGTATTACCGTTGAACTTCCTCTGGAAACAGAAACGTCGAGGACACTATGA
- a CDS encoding MdtB/MuxB family multidrug efflux RND transporter permease subunit, producing MQVLPPGSTGGPSRLFILRPVATTLLMVAILLAGIIGYRFLPVSALPEVDYPTIQVVTLYPGASPDVITSAITAPLERQFGQMSGLKQMSSQSAGGASVITLQFQLTLALDVAEQEVQAAINAATNLLPTDLPNPPVYSKVNPADPPIMTLAVTSTALPMTQVEDMVETRVAQKISQVSGVGLVTLAGGQRPAVRVKLNAPAIAALGLTSETIRTAITNANVNSAKGSLDGPERAVTLSANDQMKSAQEYRDLIIAYQNGAPIRLGDIATVEQGAENSWLGAWANKQQAIVMNVQRQPGANIIETADSIRQMLPTLTQSLPKSVEVKLLSDRTTNIRASVTDTQHELMLAIALVVMIIYLFLRNVPATIIPAVAVPLSLVGTFAVMVFLDFSINNLTLMALTIATGFVVDDAIVVIENISRYIEKGEKPLAAALKGAGEIGFTIISLTFSLIAVLIPLLFMGDIVGRLFREFAVTLAISILISAVVSLTLTPMMCARMLSHESLRKQNRFSRASEKMFDNIIAAYGRLLSKVLNHPWLTLSVAFGTLALTIVLWIFIPKGFFPIQDNGIIQGTLQAPQSVSFASMAQRQQQVADVILKDPAVESLTSFIGVDGTNPSLNSARLQINLKPLSDRDDRIPTVIDRLQQNVAGVPGVQLYLQPIQDLTIDTTVSRTQYQFTLQATSLDELSTWVPQLEDKLKTLPQLADISSDWQDQGLMAYVNVDRDSASRLGITMSSVTSALYNAFGQRLISTIYTQANQYRVVLEHDTSTTPGLSALDNIRLTSSTGGSIPLSAIAKVEQRFAPLSINHLDQFPSTTFSFNVPEGQSLGDAVTAITSAEKELAMPSDITTQFQGSTLAFQAALGSTIWLIVASVVAMYIVLGVLYESFIHPITILSTLPTAGVGALLALMLAGAELDVIAIIGIILLIGIVKKNAIMMIDFALAAEREQGMAPYEAIYQACLLRFRPILMTTLAALLGALPLMLSTGVGAELRRPLGIGMVGGLLLSQVLTLFTTPVIYLLFDRLSHYTRRRFGRQHEEA from the coding sequence GCCAGCCCGGATGTGATAACCTCGGCGATCACTGCCCCGCTCGAGCGCCAGTTTGGGCAGATGTCCGGCCTGAAACAAATGTCATCACAAAGCGCCGGTGGCGCGTCGGTTATCACCCTGCAATTCCAGCTCACGCTGGCGCTTGACGTTGCCGAGCAGGAAGTGCAGGCGGCCATCAATGCTGCGACAAATCTCCTGCCTACCGACCTGCCAAACCCACCGGTTTACAGCAAGGTCAACCCGGCGGATCCGCCTATCATGACGCTTGCCGTGACCTCAACCGCCCTGCCGATGACGCAGGTGGAAGATATGGTTGAAACCCGCGTGGCGCAAAAAATATCCCAGGTTTCTGGCGTCGGTCTGGTCACGCTGGCAGGCGGCCAGCGCCCTGCAGTCCGCGTGAAGCTGAACGCCCCGGCGATTGCCGCCCTGGGCCTGACGAGCGAAACCATTCGCACCGCCATCACCAACGCCAACGTTAACTCCGCCAAAGGTAGCCTTGACGGCCCGGAGCGCGCCGTCACGCTCTCCGCCAACGACCAGATGAAGTCGGCCCAGGAATACCGGGATTTAATCATCGCTTATCAGAACGGCGCGCCAATCCGCCTCGGGGATATTGCTACCGTTGAGCAAGGGGCTGAGAACAGCTGGCTCGGCGCCTGGGCGAACAAGCAGCAGGCCATTGTGATGAACGTCCAGCGCCAGCCTGGGGCCAACATCATTGAGACGGCAGACAGCATCCGCCAGATGCTGCCGACGCTGACCCAAAGCCTGCCGAAATCGGTCGAAGTGAAGCTGCTCAGCGACCGCACCACCAACATTCGCGCCTCCGTGACCGACACCCAGCACGAGCTGATGCTGGCCATTGCGCTGGTGGTGATGATCATTTACCTGTTCCTGCGCAACGTACCGGCCACCATCATTCCTGCCGTCGCCGTACCGCTGTCGCTGGTCGGCACATTTGCCGTGATGGTGTTTCTCGATTTTTCGATCAATAACCTGACGCTGATGGCGCTGACCATCGCCACCGGATTCGTGGTAGACGATGCCATCGTGGTGATCGAGAACATTTCTCGCTATATCGAAAAAGGCGAGAAGCCGCTGGCCGCCGCGCTAAAAGGCGCAGGTGAAATAGGATTTACTATTATTTCCCTGACCTTCTCGCTTATTGCAGTGCTTATCCCACTGCTGTTTATGGGCGATATCGTGGGCCGCCTGTTCCGCGAGTTTGCCGTGACGCTGGCAATTTCTATTTTGATTTCCGCCGTGGTTTCGCTGACGCTGACCCCGATGATGTGCGCCAGAATGCTGAGCCACGAATCACTGCGTAAGCAGAACCGTTTCTCCCGCGCCAGCGAGAAGATGTTTGATAACATCATTGCCGCCTATGGCCGCCTGCTGAGCAAGGTACTGAACCATCCGTGGCTGACGCTTAGCGTGGCTTTTGGCACGCTGGCATTGACCATTGTGCTGTGGATCTTTATCCCCAAAGGCTTCTTCCCGATTCAGGATAACGGCATCATCCAGGGCACGCTGCAGGCTCCGCAGTCGGTCTCCTTCGCCAGCATGGCCCAGCGCCAGCAGCAGGTGGCGGACGTGATACTGAAAGATCCGGCGGTGGAAAGCCTGACATCGTTTATCGGTGTGGACGGCACCAACCCGTCGTTAAACAGCGCCCGTCTGCAAATAAACCTTAAGCCGCTGAGTGACCGCGATGACCGCATCCCGACGGTGATTGACAGATTGCAGCAGAATGTCGCCGGCGTCCCGGGCGTGCAGCTTTACCTGCAGCCGATCCAGGATCTGACCATCGACACCACGGTGAGCCGCACGCAGTACCAGTTCACCTTGCAGGCCACCTCGCTGGACGAATTGAGCACCTGGGTGCCACAGCTGGAAGACAAGCTTAAAACGCTGCCTCAGCTCGCGGATATCAGCAGCGACTGGCAGGATCAGGGGCTGATGGCCTACGTCAACGTGGACCGCGACAGCGCCAGCCGCCTCGGCATCACCATGTCGTCGGTGACCAGCGCCCTGTATAACGCCTTCGGCCAGCGCCTGATTTCAACCATTTACACCCAGGCCAACCAGTATCGTGTGGTACTCGAACATGACACCAGCACCACGCCCGGCCTGAGTGCGCTCGACAACATTCGCCTCACCAGCAGCACCGGCGGCAGCATTCCGTTAAGCGCGATTGCGAAGGTGGAGCAGCGCTTTGCCCCGCTGTCGATCAACCACCTCGACCAGTTCCCGTCCACTACGTTCTCCTTTAACGTGCCGGAAGGCCAATCGCTGGGCGATGCGGTGACCGCCATTACCTCGGCGGAAAAAGAGCTGGCAATGCCGTCCGATATCACGACGCAGTTCCAGGGCAGCACCCTCGCCTTCCAGGCCGCACTGGGCAGCACCATCTGGCTGATTGTTGCCTCAGTCGTGGCAATGTACATCGTGCTTGGCGTGCTGTATGAAAGCTTTATTCACCCGATCACTATCCTGTCGACGCTGCCCACGGCGGGCGTTGGCGCGCTGCTTGCGCTGATGCTGGCGGGGGCTGAACTGGACGTTATCGCCATCATCGGCATCATCCTGCTCATTGGTATCGTGAAGAAGAACGCGATCATGATGATCGACTTTGCGCTGGCCGCCGAGCGTGAACAGGGCATGGCCCCGTACGAAGCGATTTACCAGGCCTGTTTACTGCGTTTCCGTCCGATTCTGATGACCACGCTCGCCGCGCTGCTTGGCGCATTGCCGCTGATGCTTTCAACCGGCGTTGGCGCAGAACTTCGCCGCCCGCTGGGTATTGGCATGGTGGGTGGCCTGCTGCTCAGCCAGGTGCTGACGCTGTTTACCACCCCGGTGATTTACCTGCTGTTCGACCGCCTGTCGCACTACACGCGTCGTCGCTTCGGCCGACAGCATGAGGAGGCGTAA
- a CDS encoding MFS transporter produces the protein MTDLPTAVRWQLWIVAFGFFMQALDTTIVNTALPSMAHSLGVSPLHMHSVVVAYVLTVAVMLPASGWLADRVGVRNIFFTAIVLFTLGSLFCSNASTLNELVLARVVQGIGGAMMVPVGRLTVMKIVPRAQYMAAMTFVTIPGQVGPLLGPALGGVLVEYASWHWIFLINIPVGIVGAIATLWLMPNYTMQTRRFDISGFLLLAFGMAALTIALDGQKGLGISSETLGLLILGGVIAILLYLWHARDNENALFNLNLFNTKTFSLGLLGSLCGRIGSGMLPFMTPVFLQIGMGFSPFHAGLMMVPMVLGSMGMKRIVVQVVNRFGYRNVLVVATLGLALITLMFMGTALMGWFWLLPVVLFIQGMVNSMRFSSMNTLTLKDLPDDLASGGNSMLSMVMQLSMSIGVTVAGLLLGMFGHQQLPAGGEQAHSIFMYTYFCMALVIALPALLFARVPNDRSENTVISRRKRSET, from the coding sequence ATGACTGATTTGCCCACCGCCGTTCGCTGGCAGTTATGGATTGTCGCTTTTGGCTTCTTTATGCAGGCGCTGGACACCACGATTGTTAACACCGCTCTCCCCTCGATGGCGCACAGTCTGGGCGTAAGTCCGCTGCATATGCATTCGGTGGTGGTGGCCTACGTGTTAACGGTCGCAGTCATGCTCCCGGCAAGCGGCTGGCTGGCGGACAGAGTGGGCGTTCGCAATATCTTCTTCACGGCTATCGTTCTTTTTACCCTCGGGTCCCTGTTTTGCTCCAATGCTTCAACGCTCAATGAGCTTGTTTTGGCCCGTGTCGTTCAGGGCATCGGCGGCGCGATGATGGTGCCAGTTGGGCGCCTTACGGTGATGAAAATCGTGCCGCGTGCGCAGTATATGGCGGCGATGACCTTCGTGACGATCCCAGGCCAGGTAGGCCCACTCCTCGGCCCTGCGCTCGGCGGTGTGCTGGTGGAGTACGCCTCCTGGCACTGGATTTTCCTGATAAACATTCCTGTCGGCATTGTCGGGGCTATCGCTACCCTGTGGCTGATGCCCAACTACACCATGCAAACTCGTCGCTTTGATATTTCCGGCTTCCTGCTGCTGGCGTTTGGCATGGCGGCGCTGACGATTGCGCTAGACGGACAAAAGGGCCTGGGCATTTCCAGTGAAACGCTCGGGCTGTTAATCCTCGGCGGGGTTATCGCCATTCTGCTTTACCTGTGGCATGCGCGCGACAACGAAAACGCGCTGTTCAATCTCAATCTGTTCAACACGAAAACCTTTTCGCTTGGCCTGCTGGGCAGCCTGTGCGGGCGCATCGGCAGCGGCATGTTGCCGTTTATGACGCCGGTGTTTCTGCAGATTGGGATGGGTTTCTCGCCGTTCCATGCCGGGCTGATGATGGTCCCGATGGTGCTTGGCAGCATGGGTATGAAGCGTATCGTGGTGCAGGTCGTCAACCGCTTCGGCTACCGCAACGTGCTGGTCGTCGCCACGCTCGGCCTGGCGCTGATCACGCTGATGTTTATGGGTACGGCCCTGATGGGCTGGTTCTGGCTGCTGCCGGTCGTGCTGTTTATACAGGGCATGGTTAACTCCATGCGCTTCTCTTCCATGAATACGCTGACGCTAAAAGATCTGCCGGATGACCTCGCCAGCGGCGGCAACAGCATGCTCTCAATGGTCATGCAGCTTTCCATGAGTATAGGCGTGACCGTCGCAGGCCTGCTGCTGGGCATGTTTGGCCACCAGCAGCTTCCGGCCGGTGGAGAACAGGCTCACAGCATCTTTATGTACACCTACTTCTGCATGGCGCTGGTCATTGCCCTTCCGGCATTGCTGTTTGCCCGCGTCCCAAATGACCGTTCAGAAAATACGGTCATCAGCCGCCGTAAAAGGAGCGAAACATGA